TATGAAGCAATCAGACAAGATGGTAAAAATATTCAGCAGACCTCAAATTGAGCTTTCAGATATGTTGAGTTTTGCTGATGTTAAAAATTATGTGGAGACAAATAATCTGGATATTGAAGTTTTAGAACAGGCAGAAATCCGTGTTAAATATGCCGGGTATATTGCTAAAGAAAAAGCAAATGCAGATAAACTTCAGCGTTTAGAGAATATTAAAATTCCAGATGGTTTTGACTATTCTAAGCTTAAGTCATTATCCTTTGAAGCTCGTGAAAAATTGACAAAAATTCAACCTACAACTATTTCTCAAGCATCACGTGTAAGTGGTGTTTCTCCGAGCGACATTTCAGTAATGTTAGTTTATATGGGACGTTAATTTATAGTTCCACGTGAAACAATCTCTCCATTTTTTCATTTTATGAGTTCTTCTTTAGATAAAAAAACTACAATTAAGATAAAAGATTTCTCTGTTTCTAATGAGGAATTTGACTTGATTTACGATTCTGAATTAGATATGTACATAACATCATCAATTCCTGAAAATTTAGAAGATTATTATTTAAGTGAAAATTATATATCTCATACAGATTCAAAAAAAGGAATTACTGAAACACTTTACCAATTTGTGAAAAGCTTTATGCTAAAACAAAAACTAAAGCATATTAGTAAATTTAAGTCTGTAGGATCTTTATTAGATATAGGTGCAGGAACCGGAGATTTTTTAATTGAAGCAAAAAAAAGAGGGTGGGAGGTAACCGGTGTTGAACCAAGTTCAGTTGCAAGAAAAAATGCGTTAAATAAAAAACTTACACTATTAGAAAACACTTCTCAACTTACTACTCAAAAATTTGATGTAATAACCATGTGGCATGTTTTAGAACATGTACCTCATTTACAAGAACAAATTAATTGGCTTGAAAGACATTTATCAGAAGATGGAATTTTAGTAATTGCAGTTCCTAATTTTAATTCTGATGATGCAAAAAAATACGGAAAATTTTGGGCTGCCTGGGATGTGCCCAGACACATACATCACTTCTCTAGAAAAAGTATTACTACACTGTTTTCAAATTTCGGGTTTGAACTTATTGTGGAGAAACCATTAATTTTTGATTCATTCTATGTAAGTCTTCTTTCTGAGAAATATATGAAAGGAAAATCAAATCTTATTATGTCATTTTTATCAGGTTTGAGCTCTAATTGGAAAGCGAGGCGTTCTGGCGAATATTCTTCTCTTATATATACCTTCAAGGAGCAAAAAACATAAAATAAGCCAATTTAAGAGGCTTTTAATCCCTTTGCCTTGTCCTGTATTGGCAATTTTTTAAAAAACCATTAGAGAGCTTTTAATAGGTTTATATTTAATAAGAAAAACCTATTTCAAAAGTTTCACCTATTTAATTTACTTATGATAAATAAATCTTTCCTTTTTTAACTTTTGCATAGTACAACTTGTTACTTTTGCAGCAAATTTTTAGAAATTATGAAAAACATATTTAGTGCGCTTTTAATTACAATTACCTTAGCAAGTTGTTCAAAATCAAAATCAGCTTATGTAGATACTCAAAAACTTTTTGAGGGTTATACAGAAATGACAGAGGTACAGGACAAATATGAAAAGTTGACTGAAAGTGTGCGTGCAGATTTAGAACCAAAGATTCAAGCGTTTCAAATCAAATTAGATCTTTATCAAAAAAATGTACAGACTATGAGTCCGGCAGAACGTCAATCTAAAGAGCAAGAGCTGGGAGCCTTACAACAACAAATTCAACAAGAGCAGCAAGCTCGTGGAGGTCAACTTCAACAAGAAAGTCAAACTGCGATCGATACGGTTGTAAGTAAAGTGAGAAAATTTATTGATACTTATGGTGCTGAGAATGGTTATGACTTCATTTATGGTAAAAATGACAGTGGTAATATTTTATTTGGTAAGAAAGAATTTGATATTACAGATAAAGTACTAGAGGCATTAAATAAAGAATATACTCCGGGTACAACTGCTATACCGGCAGCTACGACTGCTCCAGAAGCAGAAACAGCAGAATAAATAAACCAAATATTAAAGAAAAAGCAGCCAATAGGCTGCTTTTTTTATGCTTTAGTGTGTAATAAGCGTGTAAGCTTTATAGATAAATCGGTAAGTACGATTTTTGCATTACCATTACGTTCTATGTGATAGGAAGCCGTTTGCAGCTCTTCGATAATAGAGCTGATATTATTGCCGTGTATAAAAGGCGCAAATTTTGCGAGTTCAAATTTTGTTTGCGGCTGTAAATAAACAAGTTCTTTAGCTCCATAATTTAAAAGCATGGCTTGCCTAAAAAAATCTTCACAGTAAGTAAGAAAGTTTTTTTGGGTTTCCCGTCCTGTTCCGGCAATTTGTTCACTCCAGGAGATAAGATCTAAGATTGCTTTTTTATTTCCCCGGGCTTTAAAAGCAGTACGTACCCAAGATACAAACCACGTTTCAAATTCTTCTTCATCACTACTATGCTCCAGCAGATGTAAAGCAAGATTGTAATCTCCGTGTGCCTTTATTGCAAGTTTTTTAGCCTCAGCAGCATTGCAGTTATGCGAAGTAATGAGGGCTTTTTCTAATGATTCTGCCGCTAAAGGAGGAAAATTAAGAACCTGACACCTTGATTTTATAGTGTCAATTATGTGGTCTTCATTTTCAGCAATAAGAAGAAATACAGTTTTTTGTGGAGGTTCTTCAATTAATTTAAGCAATTTGTTTGATGCCGCATTATTCATTTTATCGGCCATCCAGATAATCATAACTTTATAACCCCCTTCATAGGATTTTAGAGATAATTTTCTAACGATATCCTGGGCTTCATCTACCCCAATTTTACCTTGTTTTTTCTCAATTCCTATATGTTGATGCCAGTCATATAAGCTTCCGTAGGGATTAGAGTCTACAAAAGACCTCCACTCTTTAGCAAAATTGTCTGATACAGGATGATTTTTAATAGCATCTGTCGTTGCTACAGGATACGCAAAATGTAAATCTGGATGTGCTAAATGATCAAATTTTAAATTACAGGAAGCATTACCGCCCGTGTTCTCTCCCTCACTATTGTTACAAATTAAATACTGTGCATAGGCAATAGCACAGGGAAGAACACCACTACCACTGCTGCCCACAAATAATTGAGCGTGAGCAACACGCTTACCATCTACACTGGTAGTTAGGTGTTTCTTAATAAATTCTTGACCTAATATTTTCTGAAATAACATGCGCCAAATATAACAGAAATGTAACGTATATTTTGTGCCTTATCTGTTATATTTGTTGGCTAAAGCTGCCGCTAACTATAGGTTTGCTTATAATAAATACAACCCAATTAATTACTGAATCTGTAAATAATAACTACTCATGAAAACCATCGACAATTTTAATTTTGAAAACAAAAAAGCGCTAATACGCGTAGATTTTAATGTTCCTTTAGATGAAAATTATAAGGTAACTGATGCTACTCGTATTGAAGCTGCAAAACCTACAATTTTAAAAGTTTTAGAAGATGGAGGAGCTGCAATTTTAATGTCTCATTTGGGAAGACCTAAAAATAATGAACCAGAATTTTCATTAAAACACATTGCAGATGCTGTTACAGAAATTATAGGGGTACAGGTAAAATTTGTAGAAAACTGTGTAGGTGAAACTGCTGAAGCTGCAGCTGCAAAGTTAGAGCCCGGTGAAATTTTACTTTTAGAAAACCTAAGATACCACGCGGAAGAAGAAAAGGGAGATGTTGATTTTGCTCAAAAATTAGCTAATCTTGGTGATATTTATGTCAACGATGCTTTTGGCACAGCACATAGAGCACACGCTTCAACAACAATAATTGCTCAGTTTTTTCCTGAAAAAAAATGCTTTGGTTACTTATTAGCTAAAGAAATTGAGAGTATAGATAAAGTTTTAAATGATAATGAGCGTCCTGTTTTAGCGATTCTAGGTGGCGCAAAAGTATCTTCAAAAATTACCGTTATTGAGAATGTTCTTGATAAAGTAGACGATTTAATTTTAGGTGGAGGTATGGCTTATACCTTTATTAAAGCTCAGGGAGGTAAAATAGGAAGTTCTATTTGTGAAGACGATAAACAAGAACTGGCTTTAGAAATACTCAAAAAAGCAAAGGAGAAAAATGTAAATGTACATTTACCTGTAGATGTTATTGCGGCAGATGATTTCTCTGAATTTGCAAACACACAAATTGAAAATATTTTTGAAATCGCAGACGGCTGGCAAGGTCTTGATGCAGGGCCAAAGTCTCTTGAGAACTTTGCTAAAGTGGTAGCTAATAGCAAAACTATTTTATGGAATGGTCCTTTAGGCGTTTTTGAAATGGAACCTTTTGCAAAAGGAACAATTGCTTTAGGAGATGCCATTGCAGAAGCAACTAAAAATGGAGCTTTTTCTCTTGTTGGAGGAGGTGATAGTGTTGCGGCTGTAAAACAATTTGGCTTTGAAAATAAAGTATCTTATGTTTCAACAGGTGGCGGTGCAATGCTAGAAATGCTTGAGGGTAAAGAACTTCCGGGTATTGCAGCAATGCGCGACTAAAATATTATAGCACTTACTTTTTTCTGAGCATTTTCGATTTCGATTAAAATATACGACTTTAGCGTTTGCATCGTTCTAAACAGATATGAGAAAACGTTTAATTATAGGTTGTTTTTTAATAACCACATTGGGTTCATTTGCTCAGAAAAAAGTTATAAAATCTGAAATTGTAGAAGACGAGATTTTATCAGATACACTTTCAGTCGTTGACACGCTAGAAATAAAACAGCTTCAGGAAGAGATGTCGCAAAACTTCCTTTTTAAGCAACGTAAAGGCGGTAAGGTAGTCTACAACCTAAATGATCAGGAATATCCTGCTAAAGTAGATAGAAAATGGCTTAGAGAGCTCACAGCGGGTTCCCTGTACGATTCAATCGAAGCGATTATTGATGAGAGTTACTACGATAGTGAGGTTGTATATTCAGAACTCTCTACAGATACACTCAAAAAGCGTCTGGCAGATTTAAATGCACGTACACCCTTTAATATAGAATACACCCCTTCTTTAGAAAATGTTATCAAATCGTATTTAAAGAGGCATAAGCCTACTTTAGAGCGTTTAATGGGACTTTCAGAATTTTATTTTCCCGGTTTTGAAGAGACTTTTGATAAATACAATATGCCTTTAGAATTAAAGTATCTGGCAATTGTAGAATCTGCATTACGTCCCAGAGCAAAATCACGGGTAGGAGCTACAGGAATGTGGCAATTTATGTACAGCACGGGCAAATTATACGGTCTTGACATAAGTTCATATGTAGATGAACGAATGGATCCCATACTTTCTACAGAAGCAGCAGCGCAATATCTTTCAAAACTTTACGATGTTTTTGGCGATTGGGATTTGGCTCTGGCGTCATACAATTCTGGTCCCGGTAATGTAAGTAAAGCTATACGGCGCAGCGGAGGCAGCACTAATTATTGGAATATCAGACACAATCTTCCTCGTGAAACCGCAGGATATGTTCCAGCATTTCTTGCAACCATGTACATATTTGAATATGCAAAAGAACACGGTTACAATCCTGCTAAGCCAGACATTAATTACTTTACCACAGATACCGTTAAGATTAAGCAGACCTTGTCGCTACAGCAGGTTGCTGCGTACACAGGTGTATCATTTGATGAAGTACAATTCTTAAACCCGTCGTATAAACTAGATATTATTCCTTATGTGAGTGATGAAGAGTACTATTTAAGGCTACCAGTAGAAGCTTTAGGTTCTTTTGTTGCTAATGAAGAAGCGATTTATGCGACTGCAAAAAAAGAATTAGAACGCGACGAAGCAACCTTACCTAAATATGTAGAAAACCCTACCAGCGTAAGCTATCGCGTACGTAGTGGTGATTATCTGGGTAAAATAGCTTCTAAATATGGAGTGGGTGTTTCTGAAATAAAACGATGGAATAACTTGAGGTCTAACACGTTACGCGTGGGGCAGCGGCTCACATTGCACCCTACTAAAGCCGTTACTTCAACTGCATCAAGCAGTTCTAGTAGAAGTAGTTCTAAAAAGTATGTGGTACGCAAGGGTGATAGTTTGTGGAAGATCGCTCAGAAATTTCCAGGTGTTAGTCCAGAGAATTTGAAAAAGTGGAACGATATTAGTGGTAATAAATTAAAACCGGGAATGACTTTGGTCATAGCCAACTAACCCTTAATAGAAAATTTATTATGCAAAAACTACTCTTAGCATTCGTATTGTTTACTTTAATTGCCTGTAATGATAAACCAGAAGGTAAAATTTTATCGTCCTCTTCTGGTGGTCTTAATAACCTAACGATTGTAATGCCTAATGATATGTGGGCGGGCGCAGTGGGTGAAAGCATCAGAGAAAAATTAGCCGGTCCTGTAAACGGACTACCACAGGTAGAACCTATGTTTGAAATAAATCAAATGCCTTTAGAAGCATTCTCTGGGTTTATGCGCAAACAACGTACGTTTTTAAAGGTAGAACAGGCAGATACTCCTTCCTTAGAAATTGTTACAGATGAATATGCAAGACCACAAACCGGTATAATTTTAAGAGGTCCTACAGAAGAAGCAATAATTAATTTAATTAAACAAGACAGTGCAAAAATTGTAGACACGTACAAAGGGGCAGAGTTTAAAGAAAAAATACGTCGTATTAGTTTGTCTCTCAAGGAAGATGATCCTATTAAAAAGGCTTTTGGAATATCTATGAAGTTTCCTTCGGCGTATCGCTATGCAAAAACAGATGATGGCTTTTTTTGGATACGTAAAGACATTCCTAACGGAGATATGAATATAACAATTTACGAAGTACCCTATAATCTTATAGATAGAGATAGCAACACAATAGGCTCGTTAATAGCGATGAGAGATTCTATTGCAGGTGATAATATTGTAGTAAATGAGGGAATGCGCTTTATTACAGAAGCAGCCTTTGCACCTTATTTAAGTGAGACGACAATTGGAGATAAGCCAGCCTACGAGATGAAAGGAATGTGGGAAGTAAAAGGCCGTTTTATGGCAGGACCTTTTGTAAACTTTACGGTAGATGATAAAGAAAACAATCGCTATCTCGTTTTAGAAGGCTTTGTATTTAAACCTTCTGCAAACAAACGTGATAATATATTTGAACTAGAATCTATTCTACGTTCTGTAGAGTTTGTAGAATAAGTATATAAAATATACAATAAACATAAAAAAACCGCTTCAAATATTTGAAGCGGTTTTTTTAATATAAAAGTGTTTTGAAATTATGATTTCTTCTCTTCTATAGTTTCGTCAGATTTTCTAGGAGCGTCATCATCTTTAGAAGCATCTTTAAATTCTTTAATACCACTTCCTAAACCACGCATCATTTCAGGTATTTTTTTACCTCCAAAAAGCAAAAGTATCACAACGACGATAAGACCTATCTGCCAGGGTCCAACCATTCCTAAAAATATCGATAGTAAATTCATATTATTCTAATTTAGAACGTAAATATAAAAAGAATTCATCAGAATAGACCTTTCGTTAAGAAACTTTAGCAGGCGATAAACGCCTTTTAAATTTTATATTTGCATAAGCACAAAACTATATGGCTAAATCTAAAGAGAGAAAGAAGTTTAGAAAACGCCTTTTGCATAAATACAGGCTAGTGATTTTAAACGAAGACACCTTTGAAGAACGGGTATCGTTTAAGCTTACCCGTTTAAATGTATTTATTGTCGTTGGCTTCTCGATTATTATACTCATCGCATTAACGACCTTTCTAATCGCATATACTCCGTTACGAGAATATATTCCGGGATATTCTTCTGTAAGACTCAAAAAACAGGCTACAGAATTAATTTTTGAGACAGATTCTCTTAAGCGACAACTCGATATAAATGAGCAATATTACGCAAGTATTAGAAAAGTACTTACGGGCGATGTCGATCGCGTAAATTTTAATAAAGACTCGTTATTACTTGTAGAACCTGGAGAAAATGGAGGTTTATCTTTTAAAATTTCTAAAGAAGATAGCATTTTAAGAGAGCGCGTAGCTAATGAAGATCGCTATAATCTATTTGAACCGGCTTCAACAAAAGTTAATTTTTCATTATTTCCTCCTGTCAAAGGCAACATTACCGAAAAATACAATTTAGATCGAAAGCATTATGCTGTAGATGTTGTTGTACCTAAAAACGAACCCATAAAAGCCGTGGCAGATGCTACAGTCATATTTTCTGAATGGACAGCCGAAACCGGAAATGTTCTCATTCTCGATCACGGAAATAACTTGATTTCGGTGTATAAACATTGTGCTTCCCGTAATAAAGATCAGGGAGATCTTGTTAAAGCAGGTGAAGTTATTGCAATTGCCGGATCGACAGGAGAATACACAACTGGTCCGCATTTACATTTTGAACTTTGGAATAATGGTTACCCCGTAGATCCTACTAATTACATCGCATTCGAATAATGTCTATAAAATCTTTTGGAGCAAAACTTTTTGCAAAACATATCGTTTCAAAAACCGAAGCATGGGCCTCTACACCAGAAGCTACCCAACTTAAGGTTTTTAAATATTTAATTAAAAAGGCCTCTCAAACCCAATTTGGCAGGGATCATAATTTTGAAACCATTAAAAATTACAGCGACTATGCAAAGCAGGTTCCGGTGCGGGATTATGAAGAATTAAAAGTTTATGTAGATAAAGTAGTTGCCGGGAATCCTAATATTTTATGGCCCGGTAAACCACAGTATTTTGCAAAAACATCTGGAACTACTTCAGGAGCGAAATACATCCCAATTACTGCAGAGTCTATGCCTATGCATACCAATGCGGCAAGAGATGCTATTTTACATTATATAGCAGAGACCGGAAACCGCAGTTTTGTAGATAAAAAAATGATCTTTCTTCAGGGAAGTCCTGAGCTTCAGGAGAAAAACGGTATTCAAACCGGAAGATTATCAGGTATTGTCGCTCATTATGTACCCGGATACCTTCAGAAAAATAGAATGCCAAGCTGGGAAACTAATTGTATTGACGACTGGGAAACAAAAGTTGATGCTATTGTTGAAGAGACTATAAAAGAAGACATGAGTATTATAAGCGGTATACCGTCTTGGGTACAAATGTATTTTGAAAGACTTAATGCAAAAACCGGAAAGAAGGTAGGAGAACTGTTTCCTAACTTTAATTTGTTTATTTATGGTGGTGTAAACTATGAGCCATATCGTAAAAAGTTTGAAAATTTAATAGGCAGAAGAGTAGACAGTATTGAACTGTATCCTGCAAGTGAAGGGTTTTTTGCATTTCAGGATTCTCAAAAAGAAAAAGGAATGCTACTATTACTTGATAGTGGTATTTTTTATGAGTTTATAGAGGCAGCGTCATTTTTTGATGAAAACCCCGACAGACTCACTATAGGTCAGGTAAAAACAGGCGTAAATTATGTGATGATAATTTCTACAACAGCCGGTCTCTGGAGCTATAATGTGGGAGATACGGTAATGTTTACGTCTACAAAACCGTATAGAGTTATAGTTTCAGGGCGTATTAAGCACTTTATTTCAGCCTTTGGGGAGCATGTGATAGGAAAGGAGGTTGAGGAAGCTTTAGCCAGCACAGCAACCTCATTTAAAGCTCAGGTAAGTGAATTTACCGTCGCGCCACAAATAAATCCTGAAGTGGGCTTACCCTATCACGAGTGGTTTATTGAGTTTGACAAGGAGCCTGAAGATGTAAATGCATTTGCTAAAGCAATTGATCTAGCACTTCAAGAACAAAATAGTTATTACAAAGATTTAATTACAGGAAAAGTATTAGAAACATTAAAAATCAATGTTGTTCCCAAGGGAGGTTTCAATACCTACATGAAATCTAAGGGCAAATTAGGAGGTCAAAACAAGCTTCCCAGACTGGCTAATGATCGTAAAATCGCAGATGCCTTAAATGAATTTGGTTTTTAAAAAAGTATATTTGATTTAATGAGTTTAATAAAACAAGAAAACAGAACACGTGCGCAGGAAAGCTCTGCAGCTATTGAGCGCATGTACATAACAATGAGACACCTTTTTAACCGTGGTTTTTATAAACCTATGGGTGTTTCAGGAGATACATTACGAGAAGCTTTATTGATATTGCGCCCCGAAATATATGGTACCATTGCAGAAGAAAAAGTAGAACTTAACGGTTTACTTTATGTTATAGACCGTCTTCCCGAAGGAATAGAAGAGTGCAGATACATAAACCTTACAAGCGATGAAGGCTATAAAAATTCGCATTTTAAGCCTATCGTTCCTCCTAAGAGACGTCGTAATTGCTACCGTATAGACGAGGAGCAGATGAATATTGAGATTACGCGTGGTAGATCTGAAATTTATGATATTCTTACGCACTTAACCTTTCTGTTTGTAGAATCACACAAAATAATGAAGCGTGTGGTTATTAATGAAGAGGGGCATACCACCAGAGACTGGAACAAACTTGAGAAAGCAGTTCTTTCTGAAGAGCCATTAACACAGCAAGAGCGTGAGATTGCACTTACACACACGGCTAATATTTTAGGAAGAACATTTCATGAAGTATCTGTGATTTATGGCAAATTTTCTGCACCTACAAACGAGAAGCGTTTTTTAAATTTGGTCTATTGGCTAGGCAAACGGGCTATCGAAGAAATTTCAGAACATGATAAACGCATCGTGACGTTTTCACCTGTTTTACGAGAGCGTTTAGGACACCATATTCACGGAGAAGTCTGGGCAGATACCATTAAAAAAGAATTAGACAGCAGAGATCTTCTTAGTAGGCCTATTCACATTATAAGTGCAAACATGCACAGTGTTATGAACACACTTTTTGCGCCAGTAGCTTTATCAAAAGAGATGGCAAAAAAGGAAAATCTAGAAATTTATGAGACTTTAAGTGATGCCGGTAGCGGTAAATTAAGAGCTCGTGTAGAAAAAACAGCGCTTCAAAATGGTATGATCTCAGTGCCAGATCAAAGCGGAACGAATATAGATGTTCAACTATTTGATACTGCAAAGTTAGATCTTGATCAAAATAATTTTTGCTCTAAAGCTTCTTATCCAGAAGGAAAAGCGCCTGTTATTATTGTGATGGATTATGCGTTTGGTGAGCAGGCGTATGAGACGATGGAAGAGCTTTTAAAACCTTATGAAAAAGATGAGACTTTAACATATCTTGATGTTAAGTCAGTTTCCATTATGGGTAAAGCAGGTATTCTTGAAGGCGGAAAAGGAGATATTATGATACCTAGCGCCCATCTTTTTGAAGGTACTGCAGATAATTATCCGTTTGATAACCAACTTAAAAAAGAGCACTTTGAAGGTAACGGAATTTCTGTTTGTGAAGGTGCTATGATTTCAGTTTTAGGTACTTCTTTACAAAACAGAGATATTCTGCGCTTTTTTTATGAAAGCACCTGGAATGTTATAGGGCTTGAGATGGAAGGGGCACATTATCAAAAAGCGATACAGGCAGCAGCTAAATTACGCGGAAGCATTAGTGATAAAGTAAAAGTGCGTTATGCCTATTATGCATCAGATAATCCGTTAGAAACCGGAAGCACGCTTGCTTCAGGAGGGTTAGGTACAACAGGAGTAAAGCCTACTTACTTGATTACCGAACAAATCTTAGAGCAAATCTTTAAAGATTAATGGAAAACAGCGCTCAGGATATAGATTTATTTGACGTTTTTAAATGGCTTCGCAGGCAGTTTAAAAAACTAATTATTTATCTATATCGCTTTGTGCGGTTTCTGCTAAGAAATGCGCTAATTCTAATTGGACTAATTATCTTAGGCTTTGCTCTGGGCTACGGCATATCTACATTTTTTAAACAGTCAAAAACTGCAGAAATTATTGTAG
The sequence above is a segment of the Leeuwenhoekiella sp. MAR_2009_132 genome. Coding sequences within it:
- a CDS encoding LysM peptidoglycan-binding domain-containing protein translates to MRKRLIIGCFLITTLGSFAQKKVIKSEIVEDEILSDTLSVVDTLEIKQLQEEMSQNFLFKQRKGGKVVYNLNDQEYPAKVDRKWLRELTAGSLYDSIEAIIDESYYDSEVVYSELSTDTLKKRLADLNARTPFNIEYTPSLENVIKSYLKRHKPTLERLMGLSEFYFPGFEETFDKYNMPLELKYLAIVESALRPRAKSRVGATGMWQFMYSTGKLYGLDISSYVDERMDPILSTEAAAQYLSKLYDVFGDWDLALASYNSGPGNVSKAIRRSGGSTNYWNIRHNLPRETAGYVPAFLATMYIFEYAKEHGYNPAKPDINYFTTDTVKIKQTLSLQQVAAYTGVSFDEVQFLNPSYKLDIIPYVSDEEYYLRLPVEALGSFVANEEAIYATAKKELERDEATLPKYVENPTSVSYRVRSGDYLGKIASKYGVGVSEIKRWNNLRSNTLRVGQRLTLHPTKAVTSTASSSSSRSSSKKYVVRKGDSLWKIAQKFPGVSPENLKKWNDISGNKLKPGMTLVIAN
- a CDS encoding DUF4837 family protein, yielding MQKLLLAFVLFTLIACNDKPEGKILSSSSGGLNNLTIVMPNDMWAGAVGESIREKLAGPVNGLPQVEPMFEINQMPLEAFSGFMRKQRTFLKVEQADTPSLEIVTDEYARPQTGIILRGPTEEAIINLIKQDSAKIVDTYKGAEFKEKIRRISLSLKEDDPIKKAFGISMKFPSAYRYAKTDDGFFWIRKDIPNGDMNITIYEVPYNLIDRDSNTIGSLIAMRDSIAGDNIVVNEGMRFITEAAFAPYLSETTIGDKPAYEMKGMWEVKGRFMAGPFVNFTVDDKENNRYLVLEGFVFKPSANKRDNIFELESILRSVEFVE
- a CDS encoding ATP-binding protein — protein: MLFQKILGQEFIKKHLTTSVDGKRVAHAQLFVGSSGSGVLPCAIAYAQYLICNNSEGENTGGNASCNLKFDHLAHPDLHFAYPVATTDAIKNHPVSDNFAKEWRSFVDSNPYGSLYDWHQHIGIEKKQGKIGVDEAQDIVRKLSLKSYEGGYKVMIIWMADKMNNAASNKLLKLIEEPPQKTVFLLIAENEDHIIDTIKSRCQVLNFPPLAAESLEKALITSHNCNAAEAKKLAIKAHGDYNLALHLLEHSSDEEEFETWFVSWVRTAFKARGNKKAILDLISWSEQIAGTGRETQKNFLTYCEDFFRQAMLLNYGAKELVYLQPQTKFELAKFAPFIHGNNISSIIEELQTASYHIERNGNAKIVLTDLSIKLTRLLHTKA
- a CDS encoding DUF6909 family protein, whose protein sequence is MSLIKQENRTRAQESSAAIERMYITMRHLFNRGFYKPMGVSGDTLREALLILRPEIYGTIAEEKVELNGLLYVIDRLPEGIEECRYINLTSDEGYKNSHFKPIVPPKRRRNCYRIDEEQMNIEITRGRSEIYDILTHLTFLFVESHKIMKRVVINEEGHTTRDWNKLEKAVLSEEPLTQQEREIALTHTANILGRTFHEVSVIYGKFSAPTNEKRFLNLVYWLGKRAIEEISEHDKRIVTFSPVLRERLGHHIHGEVWADTIKKELDSRDLLSRPIHIISANMHSVMNTLFAPVALSKEMAKKENLEIYETLSDAGSGKLRARVEKTALQNGMISVPDQSGTNIDVQLFDTAKLDLDQNNFCSKASYPEGKAPVIIVMDYAFGEQAYETMEELLKPYEKDETLTYLDVKSVSIMGKAGILEGGKGDIMIPSAHLFEGTADNYPFDNQLKKEHFEGNGISVCEGAMISVLGTSLQNRDILRFFYESTWNVIGLEMEGAHYQKAIQAAAKLRGSISDKVKVRYAYYASDNPLETGSTLASGGLGTTGVKPTYLITEQILEQIFKD
- a CDS encoding M23 family metallopeptidase → MAKSKERKKFRKRLLHKYRLVILNEDTFEERVSFKLTRLNVFIVVGFSIIILIALTTFLIAYTPLREYIPGYSSVRLKKQATELIFETDSLKRQLDINEQYYASIRKVLTGDVDRVNFNKDSLLLVEPGENGGLSFKISKEDSILRERVANEDRYNLFEPASTKVNFSLFPPVKGNITEKYNLDRKHYAVDVVVPKNEPIKAVADATVIFSEWTAETGNVLILDHGNNLISVYKHCASRNKDQGDLVKAGEVIAIAGSTGEYTTGPHLHFELWNNGYPVDPTNYIAFE
- a CDS encoding OmpH family outer membrane protein, with the protein product MKNIFSALLITITLASCSKSKSAYVDTQKLFEGYTEMTEVQDKYEKLTESVRADLEPKIQAFQIKLDLYQKNVQTMSPAERQSKEQELGALQQQIQQEQQARGGQLQQESQTAIDTVVSKVRKFIDTYGAENGYDFIYGKNDSGNILFGKKEFDITDKVLEALNKEYTPGTTAIPAATTAPEAETAE
- a CDS encoding GH3 auxin-responsive promoter family protein, translating into MSIKSFGAKLFAKHIVSKTEAWASTPEATQLKVFKYLIKKASQTQFGRDHNFETIKNYSDYAKQVPVRDYEELKVYVDKVVAGNPNILWPGKPQYFAKTSGTTSGAKYIPITAESMPMHTNAARDAILHYIAETGNRSFVDKKMIFLQGSPELQEKNGIQTGRLSGIVAHYVPGYLQKNRMPSWETNCIDDWETKVDAIVEETIKEDMSIISGIPSWVQMYFERLNAKTGKKVGELFPNFNLFIYGGVNYEPYRKKFENLIGRRVDSIELYPASEGFFAFQDSQKEKGMLLLLDSGIFYEFIEAASFFDENPDRLTIGQVKTGVNYVMIISTTAGLWSYNVGDTVMFTSTKPYRVIVSGRIKHFISAFGEHVIGKEVEEALASTATSFKAQVSEFTVAPQINPEVGLPYHEWFIEFDKEPEDVNAFAKAIDLALQEQNSYYKDLITGKVLETLKINVVPKGGFNTYMKSKGKLGGQNKLPRLANDRKIADALNEFGF
- a CDS encoding class I SAM-dependent methyltransferase codes for the protein MSSSLDKKTTIKIKDFSVSNEEFDLIYDSELDMYITSSIPENLEDYYLSENYISHTDSKKGITETLYQFVKSFMLKQKLKHISKFKSVGSLLDIGAGTGDFLIEAKKRGWEVTGVEPSSVARKNALNKKLTLLENTSQLTTQKFDVITMWHVLEHVPHLQEQINWLERHLSEDGILVIAVPNFNSDDAKKYGKFWAAWDVPRHIHHFSRKSITTLFSNFGFELIVEKPLIFDSFYVSLLSEKYMKGKSNLIMSFLSGLSSNWKARRSGEYSSLIYTFKEQKT
- a CDS encoding phosphoglycerate kinase; its protein translation is MKTIDNFNFENKKALIRVDFNVPLDENYKVTDATRIEAAKPTILKVLEDGGAAILMSHLGRPKNNEPEFSLKHIADAVTEIIGVQVKFVENCVGETAEAAAAKLEPGEILLLENLRYHAEEEKGDVDFAQKLANLGDIYVNDAFGTAHRAHASTTIIAQFFPEKKCFGYLLAKEIESIDKVLNDNERPVLAILGGAKVSSKITVIENVLDKVDDLILGGGMAYTFIKAQGGKIGSSICEDDKQELALEILKKAKEKNVNVHLPVDVIAADDFSEFANTQIENIFEIADGWQGLDAGPKSLENFAKVVANSKTILWNGPLGVFEMEPFAKGTIALGDAIAEATKNGAFSLVGGGDSVAAVKQFGFENKVSYVSTGGGAMLEMLEGKELPGIAAMRD
- the tatA gene encoding twin-arginine translocase TatA/TatE family subunit, which produces MNLLSIFLGMVGPWQIGLIVVVILLLFGGKKIPEMMRGLGSGIKEFKDASKDDDAPRKSDETIEEKKS